A stretch of the Vitis riparia cultivar Riparia Gloire de Montpellier isolate 1030 chromosome 13, EGFV_Vit.rip_1.0, whole genome shotgun sequence genome encodes the following:
- the LOC117929029 gene encoding uncharacterized protein SYNPCC7002_A1590, with protein MALTFPLTNLRSICFHRQNPRSSLNVKHILFSYNESSKPSFRISADLAPKARFVARRRESVSVKQLERPLVEYMSLPASQYSVLDAERIERVDDNTFRCYVYRFRFFAFEVCPVLMVKVEEQPNGCCIRLLSCKLEGSPVVVAQNEKFHASMVNKISCDSNQSNSLVQQLTSDTVIEVIIDIPFPFRAIPVEAIESTGAQVLEQILRIMLPRFMAQLVKDYQAWASGDASRQPLGTGEI; from the exons ATGGCACTGACCTTTCCTTTAACAAATCTGAGGTCTATTTGTTTTCACCGGCAAAACCCTAGGAGTTCTCTTAACGTTAAACATATTCTGTTCAGTTACAATGAGTCCTCCAAACCCTCATTTCGCATTTCAGCAGATTTAGCCCCAAAAGCTCGATTCGTTGCTCGGCGCAGGGAGTCGGTTTCGGTTAAACAACTCGAACGGCCTCTAG TTGAGTACATGAGTTTGCCTGCGAGCCAGTACTCTGTGTTGGATGCTGAGAGGATTGAACGTGTGGATGATAACACGTTTCGGTGTTATGTGTATAGGTTTAGGTTCTTTGCTTTTGAGGTTTGCCCTGTTTTGATGGTTAAAGTGGAGGAGCAGCCCAATGGTTGCTGCATTAGGCTCTTGTCTTGTAAA CTTGAGGGCTCGCCAGTTGTGGTTGCACAGAATGAGAAGTTTCATG CTTCTATGGTGAATAAAATATCATGTGACAGCAATCAGAGCAACTCGTTGGTGCAGCAACTCACTTCAGATACTGTCATTGAG GTTATTATTGATATTCCTTTTCCATTTCGAGCGATTCCTGTCGAAGCAATAGAATCAACTGGGGCCCAAGTCCTTGAACAAATACTAAGGATTATGCTTCCTCGTTTTATGGCGCAG CTGGTAAAGGACTATCAAGCTTGGGCTTCAGGGGACGCCTCAAGGCAACCTCTTGGAACAGGTGAGATTTAA
- the LOC117928575 gene encoding myosin-9-like isoform X2 → MCLTVHSPGALDLPLVTNLTVHIIQEKLVDTSRSASGSHRSFDSMEGSLGRENLSPQNPFTGVMNDLIGKQDSTNSNSSSLFGSYPANDISRSNRSSFNSKVSNSGSHLQNQRDDFGRVSHAIATSPLRNAGSCKDLEAAEGTFEELRAEARMWEQNARKLMHDLEMLRKEFSNQSKNQADLDMELAASHTECNRLRQEIEQLNFLLEELTVRQKDTENLKLQAQNMNNIQRELEDEIKFQKESNANLTIQLNKAQESNIELVSVLQEMEEMIEKQQMEITDLSMLKSKFDVDECSLGHEDWGKVSSRGDTLAKRKASCDSDLAGSAVEHPITDLHAEFEPEDTSTLELQLEQLLESQKNLESSIHYLQNTLEEKNHEIEIERDLKAQALLDCQEEWKCKLAAKEEDIISLETKLSEAIHALNVKETGPQNGGDHNLIKEIEALKVKVQELERDCVELTDENLSLHFKIKESSKDLMTYAASFKSLSSEFVGNGSPHTSVSEVTKLKSQIDQLEEELKQKEILVEEVTANNFQLQCTDLNNKCTDLELQLQIFKDKACHLDSELYNCHTKAEEQEIEIAALQQQLKFYQEETETKTHLADVSISLENSESHAAIERSRILSELCEQLQLSLANIKKQQYTLYSPENTECKYGVCSPEFLKNTELITQKAQVESILNNLIQLNKLFEAKTTESEDELQSREGIRARNTNDNLVQDELVCNDLKENDLPFSCQGSSSLNIELESEFTDLSKELLVKICEIDELKANHLLKEEEIVAVRHCQRDLETQISNLQAEKRQLEENMEIMQRESSVTSKCLDDLRNDMVLLNTSMESQVSSNKILERKSLELESSKDELELHLSELEEENVQLSERISGLEAQLRYFTDERESGRLILQNSESHAKNLQDEIRRLETEMQAQKVDMKQKLQDMQKRWLESQEECEYLKQANPKLQATAESLIEECSSLQKSNGELRKQKLEMHERCTVLEAKLRESQEYFLYCSRKIEDLEETLSSTLEEISVKEKTLNTELETLVQENRNHKENLAVEENLLNQMYLEKTVEVEDLKREIAHLSEQISATQDEREQTASEAVLEVSCLRADKAKLEAALQEVKEKFTNSENKLNTVRVESETKLMGLVSELAATRQNQEVLAADHAKLLGLLAEVKSNEEKLKSTINRLGLKLKTSEYEMQQQTEEISSLKMQLQKTALLQDEVLALKRSLNEAKFENERLEASLQLQSADYEDLKAEKISFIQKISSMQKAVSELEDCKSSKVALEEKILRLEGDLTAREALCARDAEMKNELGRIKRTNSQFRWKIKYLEEDKEECLNRTQALEEELKKKKEVNQDQSESSARNFPVSPESNSLGTPTNDKLNPLEVDNYCSGSSHVIEDPMPKIQLLENRLSEALETNEMYRVQLKSLLSGEQSNHSYADKKVRDEGGVKKEGYKDKVSSLEAELREIQERYSQMSLKYAEVEAEREELVMKLKTVNSRSWF, encoded by the exons GACACAAGTCGCTCAGCATCAGGTTCACATCGCAGCTTTGACTCTATGGAGGGTTCCCTAGGGAGAGAAAACTTATCCCCTCAAAATCCCTTTACTGGGGTAATGAACGATTTGATTGGAAAACAAGATTCAACAAACTCCAATAGCAGTTCACTTTTTGGCTCTTATCCTGCTAATGATATTTCTAGATCAAATCGCTCATCTTTTAATTCAAAGGTCTCAAATTCAGGAAGCCATCTTCAAAATCAGAGAGATGATTTTGGACGAGTTTCACATGCTATTGCCACATCACCATTACGCAATGCTGGTTCTTGTAAAGACCTGGAAGCTGCAgaaggtacatttgaggaaCTTCGAGCAGAAGCTAGGATGTGGGAGCAAAATGCTCGGAAACTAATGCATGACCTAGAGATGTTGAGGAAGGAATTCTCCAACCAATCCAAAAACCAGGCAGATCTGGATATGGAGCTTGCTGCATCACATACAGAATGCAATAGGCTGAGGCAGGAAATTGAACAACTGAATTTTTTGTTGGAAGAATTGACTGTAAGACAAAAGGATACTGAGAATTTGAAGCTTCAAGCccaaaatatgaataatattcaGCGGGAACTGGAAGATGAGATAAAGTTTCAAAAGGAATCAAATGCTAATTTAACCATACAGCTAAATAAGGCCCAAGAATCAAACATTGAGCTTGTTTCAGTTCTTCAGGAAATGGAGGAGATGATAGAGAAACAGCAAATGGAGATAACTGACCTTTCAATgctgaaatcaaaatttgatgtAGACGAGTGTAGCCTTGGGCATGAAGACTGGGGGAAAGTAAGTTCAAGAGGGGATACTTTAGCCAAGAGAAAGGCCTCTTGTGATTCAGATCTGGCTGGTAGTGCTGTTGAGCACCCAATAACCGATTTGCATGCAGAGTTTGAACCAGAGGACACAAGTACCTTAGAACTCCAGCTAGAACAGTTACTTGAATCGCAAAAGAATTTGGAAAGTTCCATTCATTATCTGCAAAATACTCTGGAGGAAAAAAACCATGAGATAGAAATTGAACGAGATCTTAAAGCTCAAGCTCTGTTGGATTGTCAGGAAGAATGGAAGTGTAAATTAGCTGCAAAAGAGGAAGATATCATCAGTTTGGAAACAAAGCTATCAGAAGCTATCCATGCTCTAAATGTGAAGGAAACTGGgcctcaaaatggaggagatCACAATCTAATCAAAGAAATCGAAGCTCTAAAAGTCAAGGTACAGGAGCTCGAGAGAGATTGCGTTGAGCTTACAGATGAAAACCTATCGCTTCATTTCAAGATCAAAGAATCAAGCAAGGATCTTATGACATATGCTGCCTCATTTAAGTCTTTATCCAGTGAGTTTGTGGGTAATGGTTCACCCCATACCTCTGTATCTGAAGTGACTAAATTGAAATCCCAAATTGACCAGCTTGAAGAAGAGCTGAAGCAGAAGGAAATCCTTGTTGAAGAAGTCACTGCCAACAACTTCCAGTTGCAATGTACAGATCTTAATAATAAGTGTACAGACTTGGAACTGCAGCTGCAAATTTTCAAGGATAAAGCTTGCCACCTTGATAGTGAACTCTACAATTGTCATACCAAAGCAGAAGAGCAGGAAATTGAGATTGCTGCACTGCAACAACAGTTGAAGTTTTACCAAGAAGAAACTGAGACTAAAACCCATCTTGCAGATGTCTCCATAAGTCTTGAAAATTCTGAATCACATGCTGCCATTGAAAGATCTAGAATCctttctgaattatgtgaaCAGCTTCAACTTTCTTTAGCCAACATCAAGAAGCAACAGTATACTCTTTATTCACCTGAAAATACTGAATGTAAATATGGTGTCTGTAGTCcagagtttttgaaaaatacagaGCTGATCACTCAGAAAGCACAGGTTGAGTCTATTTTGAACAATTTAATCCAGCTGAACAAATTGTTTGAAGCAAAAACTACTGAGTCTGAAGACGAACTCCAAAGTAGAGAAGGGATCAGAGCAAGAAACACAAATGATAATCTAGTCCAAGATGAACTGGTGTGTAatgatttgaaggaaaatgatcTTCCTTTCTCTTGTCAAGGTTCAAGCAGTTTAAATATAGAACTGGAATCTGAATTTACAGATCTGAGCAAGGAATTGTTGGTGAAGATTTGTGAGATAGACGAGCTTAAGGCCAATCATTTGCTGAAGGAAGAAGAGATTGTGGCTGTAAGGCATTGCCAGAGGGACTTGGAAACTCAAATTTCTAATCTTCAAGCTGAAAAACGTCAGTTGGAGGAAAATATGGAAATTATGCAAAGAGAAAGTAGTGTCACCTCTAAATGCCTGGATGATTTGAGGAATGATATGGTGTTGCTTAATACTAGTATGGAATCCCAGGTTTCATCAAACAAGATCCTTGAAAGGAAATCACTAGAGCTAGAAAGCAGCAAAGACGAGCTAGAGCTCCACTTGTCTgaattagaagaagaaaatgtacAGTTATCAGAACGGATATCTGGCTTGGAAGCTCAATTGAGATATTTCACTGATGAGAGGGAGTCAGGTCGTTTGATATTACAAAATTCAGAATCTCATGCCAAGAATCTTCAGGATGAGATTAGAAGATTGGAAACTGAAATGCAAGCACAAAAAGTTGACATGAAACAAAAGTTGCAGGACATGCAAAAGAGGTGGTTGGAATCTCAAGAAGAGTGCGAGTATCTGAAGCAAGCAAATCCCAAGTTACAGGCTACAGCTGAAAGTCTCATTGAAGAATGTAGTTCACTTCAGAAGTCTAATGGAGAGCTCAGGAAGCAAAAGTTGGAAATGCATGAGCGGTGTACTGTCCTGGAAGCCAAATTGAGGGAATCACAAGAATACTTCTTGTACTGctcaagaaaaattgaagatttagAAGAAACTTTATCTTCAACACTGGAAGAAATTTCAGTGAAAGAGAAAACTCTAAATACAGAACTAGAGACACTTGTTCAAGAAAACagaaatcataaagaaaatCTTGCTGTGGAAGAGAATCTTCTAAATCAGATGTACTTGGAGAAGACTGTTGAAGTTGAGGATCTTAAAAGAGAGATAGCACACCTCAGTGAACAGATATCTGCAACCCAAGATGAGAGGGAACAAACAGCTTCAGAAGCAGTACTTGAAGTGTCTTGTTTACGGGCAGATAAGGCTAAGCTGGAAGCTGCTCTTCAAGAAGTCAAAGAAAAATTTACTAATTCTGAGAACAAGCTGAATACTGTCCGGGTAGAATCTGAAACAAAGCTCATGGGGCTTGTGAGTGAGCTAGCTGCTACGAGGCAGAACCAGGAAGTTTTGGCAGCTGACCATGCAAAGCTACTGGGGTTATTGGCAGAAGTGAAATCTAATGAAGAGAAACTTAAAAGCACCATTAACAGGCTTGGCTTGAAGCTTAAAACTTCTGAATATGAAATGCAGCAACAAACAGAAGAAATTTCCAGCCTCAAGATGCAATTGCAGAAAACAGCACTGCTTCAAGACGAGGTTCTGGCCCTTAAGAGATCACTCAATGAGgccaaatttgaaaatgaaagactGGAGGCATCACTTCAGCTACAATCTGCAGATTATGAAGATTTGAAGGCTGAGAAAATCTCATTTATTCAGAAAATCTCTAGCATGCAAAAAGCTGTATCTGAATTAGAGGACTGCAAGAGTAGTAAAGTTGCCCTCGAGGAAAAGATTTTGCGGCTGGAGGGAGATTTAACTGCAAGAGAAGCGTTATGTGCACGAGACGCGGAGATGAAAAATGAGCTTGGCCGGATTAAGAGAACTAATAGCCAATTTCGGTGGAAGATAAAATACCTTGAGGAGGACAAAGAGGAGTGCCTAAACAGAACACAAGCCCTTGAAGAggaactgaaaaagaaaaaagaagtaaatcAGGATCAAAGTGAGTCCAGCGCTAGAAATTTTCCTGTTTCTCCTGAATCCAATTCCCTGGGTACTCCTACCAATGACAAGTTGAACCCCTTGGAG GTTGATAATTATTGTAGCGGAAGTTCTCATGTTATAGAAGATCCCATGCCAAAGATACAGCTTCTAGAGAATCGACTGTCTGAGGCTCTGGAGACAAATGAAATGTATAGAGTCCAGCTTAAGAG TTTGTTGTCGGGGGAACAAAGCAATCATTCATATGCGGACAAGAAAGTGAGAGATGAAGGAGGAGTAAAGAAAGAAGGATACAAGGACAAGGTATCATCCCTGGAAGCAGAGTTGAGAGAGATTCAAGAGCGGTACTCCCAAATGAGCCTGAAATATGCTGAGGTAGAAGCAGAGCGGGAGGAACTGGTGATGAAGCTCAAGACTGTCAACAGTAGGAGTTGGTTTTAA
- the LOC117928576 gene encoding uncharacterized protein LOC117928576 isoform X2: protein MTDFQPLQQKPESTDARSDFERGLEELMRGHLDDCMSFASCSTTRNPEDEDEEGDQLVRRRRRSDLEGDDLAESSAARRRHSRILSRWAARQAQEMITTIERRNRETELMALAGLHSVSTLDFSFLRGSQSPTSRQGAVDRPSSQASSILQMWRELEDEHVLDHARERVRERLRQQRSVESNTNASIMSESRGSENQGSLEDVSESENDYGTWSHDQVEQPNDRAENNGSSREQSPDIGEIERERVRQIVRGWMDSGMSDHSTNVTRRNNSPRAEWLGETERERVRNIREWVQMASQQRGSRGGRREGQIAGVGAQVDRAREGLVADQDEGQPEHIRRDVLRFRGRQALLDLLVRIETERQRELQGLLEHRAVSDFAHRNRIQSFLRGRFLRNERPIEEERPPSMAASELVQLRQRHTVSGLREGFRSRLENIVRGQELQHENNEQSQPRSQENDIQLPEDLAGNMESTTPIESMNWQETANQGGNWHEQAAADERENWQQSTYDEFNDWRDGAAEDMDGTWQENSVNDWPQGSPGNVHGGEVVPQETHGGWSENVSREAVESWSEGPSDPPRTRRTVPVRRTNRFHPPDDDNVYSMELRELLSRRSVSNLLRSGFRESLDQLIQSYVERQGRAPIDWDLHRNLPTPASPEQDEEQQRDEQNEDQRDSIARPSLVLPSPPVPPPQPLWHQDLHHTNWPRHSMHRSEIEWEMINDLRADMAKLQQGMNHMQRMLEACMDMQLELQRSVRQEVSAALNRSAGEQGMSVETSEDGSKWGHVRKGTCCVCCDSHIDSLLYRCGHMCTCSKCANELVRGGGKCPLCRAPIVEVIRAYSIL, encoded by the exons ATGACGGATTTTCAACCACTGCAACAGAAGCCTGAAAGCACAGATGCCCGGAGTGATTTTGAAAGGGGATTGGAGGAGTTGATGCGTGGGCATTTGGATGATTGTATGTCATTTGCTTCGTGTAGCACTACGCGTAATCCGGAGGATGAGGATGAAGAGGGTGATCAGCTTGTACGAAGGAGAAGGAGGTCAGATCTTGAAGGGGATGATTTGGCTGAGTCGTCTGCAGCTCGTCGTCGTCACTCACGGATTTTGAGCAGGTGGGCTGCACGACAGGCACAGGAAATGATAACCACCATTGAGAGAAGGAATCGTGAGACAGAGTTGATGGCACTTGCAGGTTTGCATTCAGTTTCCACactagatttttcatttttgagggGGTCTCAGTCTCCAACTTCGAGACAAGGGGCTGTTGACAGGCCTAGTAGTCAAGCTTCTTCAATTTTGCAAATGTGGCGGGAGTTGGAAGATGAACATGTATTGGATCATGCCAGGGAAAGAGTGAGGGAAAGATTGAGGCAGCAAAGGAGTGTTGAATCTAATACTAATGCATCGATTATGTCAGAGAGTCGGGGCAGTGAGAATCAGGGTAGTTTGGAGGATGTAAGCGAGAGTGAGAATGATTATGGGACTTGGTCACATGATCAAGTGGAGCAACCAAATGATCGGGCGGAAAATAACGGGTCTAGCCGAGAGCAATCTCCTGATATTGGGGAAATTGAGAGGGAGAGGGTGAGGCAAATTGTTCGGGGATGGATGGATAGTGGAATGAGTGATCATTCCACTAATGTAACACGAAGGAACAATAGTCCTAGAGCAGAATGGCTTGGTGAAACAGAGCGTGAAAGGGTGAGAAATATTAGAGAATGGGTGCAAATGGCAAGTCAGCAGAGAGGGTCTCGTGGGGGAAGAAGGGAAGGTCAAATTGCTGGAGTTGGAGCTCAAGTTGACAGAGCTCGTGAAGGGCTGGTTGCTGATCAAGATGAAGGCCAACCAGAGCATATTCGCAGGGACGTACTCAGATTCCGCGGAAGACAAGCACTGCTTGATTTGCTTGTGAGGATCGAGACAGAAAGACAGAGGGAACTTCAGGGTTTGCTGGAGCATCGGGCTGTTTCTGACTTTGCTCATCGTAACCGCATTCAG TCATTTCTCAGAGGTAGATTCTTGCGGAATGAAAGACCTATTGAAGAGGAGAGACCGCCTTCAATGGCGGCAAGTGAGTTAGTCCAATTAAGGCAACGGCATACTGTTTCTGGTTTAAG GGAAGGTTTTCGCTCCAGATTGGAAAATATTGTTCGTGGTCAA GAGCTACAACATGAAAATAATGAGCAATCACAACCTAGGAGTCAGGAAAATGACATCCAACTTCCGGAGGATCTTGCAGGAAACATGGAAAGCACCACTCCTATTGAAAGCATGAATTGGCAAGAAACTGCTAATCAAGGAGGGAATTGGCATGAACAAGCTGCTGCAGATGAGAGGGAGAACTGGCAACAGTCAACCTATGATGAGTTCAATGATTGGAGGGATGGCGCAGCAGAAGATATGGACGGAACTTGGCAGGAAAATTCAGTTAATGATTGGCCCCAGGGAAGCCCAGGAAATGTACATGGAGGTGAAGTTGTTCCACAAGAAACCCATGGGGGTTGGTCTGAGAATGTCTCTCGTGAAGCTGTGGAAAGTTGGTCAGAAGGGCCTTCTGATCCTCCAAGAACTCGACGTACCGTTCCAGTTAGAAGAACAAATCGATTCCACCCACCAGATGATGATAATGTATACAGTATGGAACTCAGAGAACTTCTCAGCAG gAGAAGTGTCTCAAATCTTCTACGTAGTGGTTTTCGTGAGAGTTTAGACCAATTAATACAGTCATATGTGGAAAGGCAAGGTCGTGCGCCCATTGATTGGGATCTGCATAGAAACTTGCCCACTCCTGCGTCACCAGAGCAGGATGAGGAGCAGCAAAGGGATGAGCAGAACGAGGATCAACGTGATTCCATTGCTAGACCTTCATTGGTGCTACCATCTCCACCAGTACCCCCACCACAGCCACTTTGGCACCAGGATTTACATCACACTAATTGGCCTCGTCACAGCATGCATCGTTCAGA AATTGAATGGGAAATGATTAATGATCTGAGAGCAGATATGGCAAAGCTTCAGCAAGGCATGAATCACATGCAGAGGATGTTGGAGGCTTGCATGGATATGCAGCTGGAGTTGCAGCGCTCAGTCAGACAGGAAGTATCTGCTGCTCTGAACCGATCAGCTGGTGAACAAG GGATGAGTGTAGAGACATCGGAGGATGGATCTAAATGGGGTCATGTGAGGAAAGGAACTTGTTGTGTTTGTTGTGATAGCCACATCGACTCGCTATTGTACAG ATGTGGGCACATGTGCACTTGTTCAAAATGTGCAAATGAGTTGGTTCGTGGTGGAGGAAAGTGCCCATTGTGCCGAGCCCCGATTGTTGAGGTCATCCGAGCTTACTCTATACTgtaa
- the LOC117928578 gene encoding uncharacterized protein LOC117928578, protein MKLRPKYESVRSSLLNRSPILSLDICFGELLREEQRLSTQAILEQSHGSSGTATVAYAAQGRGPPMHSKNLQCFCCKEYGHIAATCPKKFCSYCKKGHIIKECRIRPQNCQAQAFQTSVIVPPVATSAGHDSPLAACSVPAPPAPDYCTPEMVQRMLILALSAMGFQGPGNGGADREGT, encoded by the exons atgaaactacGTCCGAAATATGAATCTGTTCGCTCCTCTTTACTGAATAGATCTCCTATTCTctctcttgatatttgttttggtgagttacttcgcgAAGAGCAACGCCTTAGTACTCAAGCTATTTTGGAGCAATCTCATGGCAGTTCCGGGACGGCAACTGTAGCTTATGCTGCCCAAGGACGCGGACCACCTATGCATTCTAAAAACTTGCAGTGTTTCTGCTGCAAGGAATATGGGCATATTGCTGCCACTTGCCCTAAAaagttttgttcttattgcaagaagggtcacattatcaaagaatgtCGTATTCGCCCCCAGAATTGTCAGGCCCAAGCATTTCAGACTTCGGTTATTGTCCCTCCTGTAGCAACTTCTGCAGGACACGACTCTCCTTTAGCTGCGTGCTCTGTTCCTGCACCTCCTGCACCAGATTACTGCACCCCAGAAATGGTGCAACGGATGTTAATTTTAGCATTATCAGCAATGGGGTTTCAAG GACCAGGTAACGGGGGAGCCGATCGCGAAGGGACCTAA
- the LOC117928576 gene encoding uncharacterized protein LOC117928576 isoform X1: MTDFQPLQQKPESTDARSDFERGLEELMRGHLDDCMSFASCSTTRNPEDEDEEGDQLVRRRRRSDLEGDDLAESSAARRRHSRILSRWAARQAQEMITTIERRNRETELMALAGLHSVSTLDFSFLRGSQSPTSRQGAVDRPSSQASSILQMWRELEDEHVLDHARERVRERLRQQRSVESNTNASIMSESRGSENQGSLEDVSESENDYGTWSHDQVEQPNDRAENNGSSREQSPDIGEIERERVRQIVRGWMDSGMSDHSTNVTRRNNSPRAEWLGETERERVRNIREWVQMASQQRGSRGGRREGQIAGVGAQVDRAREGLVADQDEGQPEHIRRDVLRFRGRQALLDLLVRIETERQRELQGLLEHRAVSDFAHRNRIQSFLRGRFLRNERPIEEERPPSMAASELVQLRQRHTVSGLREGFRSRLENIVRGQVSSHSDTQTNNNSNDSTNNQTQTNTSQELQHENNEQSQPRSQENDIQLPEDLAGNMESTTPIESMNWQETANQGGNWHEQAAADERENWQQSTYDEFNDWRDGAAEDMDGTWQENSVNDWPQGSPGNVHGGEVVPQETHGGWSENVSREAVESWSEGPSDPPRTRRTVPVRRTNRFHPPDDDNVYSMELRELLSRRSVSNLLRSGFRESLDQLIQSYVERQGRAPIDWDLHRNLPTPASPEQDEEQQRDEQNEDQRDSIARPSLVLPSPPVPPPQPLWHQDLHHTNWPRHSMHRSEIEWEMINDLRADMAKLQQGMNHMQRMLEACMDMQLELQRSVRQEVSAALNRSAGEQGMSVETSEDGSKWGHVRKGTCCVCCDSHIDSLLYRCGHMCTCSKCANELVRGGGKCPLCRAPIVEVIRAYSIL; encoded by the exons ATGACGGATTTTCAACCACTGCAACAGAAGCCTGAAAGCACAGATGCCCGGAGTGATTTTGAAAGGGGATTGGAGGAGTTGATGCGTGGGCATTTGGATGATTGTATGTCATTTGCTTCGTGTAGCACTACGCGTAATCCGGAGGATGAGGATGAAGAGGGTGATCAGCTTGTACGAAGGAGAAGGAGGTCAGATCTTGAAGGGGATGATTTGGCTGAGTCGTCTGCAGCTCGTCGTCGTCACTCACGGATTTTGAGCAGGTGGGCTGCACGACAGGCACAGGAAATGATAACCACCATTGAGAGAAGGAATCGTGAGACAGAGTTGATGGCACTTGCAGGTTTGCATTCAGTTTCCACactagatttttcatttttgagggGGTCTCAGTCTCCAACTTCGAGACAAGGGGCTGTTGACAGGCCTAGTAGTCAAGCTTCTTCAATTTTGCAAATGTGGCGGGAGTTGGAAGATGAACATGTATTGGATCATGCCAGGGAAAGAGTGAGGGAAAGATTGAGGCAGCAAAGGAGTGTTGAATCTAATACTAATGCATCGATTATGTCAGAGAGTCGGGGCAGTGAGAATCAGGGTAGTTTGGAGGATGTAAGCGAGAGTGAGAATGATTATGGGACTTGGTCACATGATCAAGTGGAGCAACCAAATGATCGGGCGGAAAATAACGGGTCTAGCCGAGAGCAATCTCCTGATATTGGGGAAATTGAGAGGGAGAGGGTGAGGCAAATTGTTCGGGGATGGATGGATAGTGGAATGAGTGATCATTCCACTAATGTAACACGAAGGAACAATAGTCCTAGAGCAGAATGGCTTGGTGAAACAGAGCGTGAAAGGGTGAGAAATATTAGAGAATGGGTGCAAATGGCAAGTCAGCAGAGAGGGTCTCGTGGGGGAAGAAGGGAAGGTCAAATTGCTGGAGTTGGAGCTCAAGTTGACAGAGCTCGTGAAGGGCTGGTTGCTGATCAAGATGAAGGCCAACCAGAGCATATTCGCAGGGACGTACTCAGATTCCGCGGAAGACAAGCACTGCTTGATTTGCTTGTGAGGATCGAGACAGAAAGACAGAGGGAACTTCAGGGTTTGCTGGAGCATCGGGCTGTTTCTGACTTTGCTCATCGTAACCGCATTCAG TCATTTCTCAGAGGTAGATTCTTGCGGAATGAAAGACCTATTGAAGAGGAGAGACCGCCTTCAATGGCGGCAAGTGAGTTAGTCCAATTAAGGCAACGGCATACTGTTTCTGGTTTAAG GGAAGGTTTTCGCTCCAGATTGGAAAATATTGTTCGTGGTCAAGTAAGCAGCCATTCTGATACTCAAACTAACAATAATAGCAATGATTCTACAAACAATCAGACTCAAACAAACACTTCACAGGAGCTACAACATGAAAATAATGAGCAATCACAACCTAGGAGTCAGGAAAATGACATCCAACTTCCGGAGGATCTTGCAGGAAACATGGAAAGCACCACTCCTATTGAAAGCATGAATTGGCAAGAAACTGCTAATCAAGGAGGGAATTGGCATGAACAAGCTGCTGCAGATGAGAGGGAGAACTGGCAACAGTCAACCTATGATGAGTTCAATGATTGGAGGGATGGCGCAGCAGAAGATATGGACGGAACTTGGCAGGAAAATTCAGTTAATGATTGGCCCCAGGGAAGCCCAGGAAATGTACATGGAGGTGAAGTTGTTCCACAAGAAACCCATGGGGGTTGGTCTGAGAATGTCTCTCGTGAAGCTGTGGAAAGTTGGTCAGAAGGGCCTTCTGATCCTCCAAGAACTCGACGTACCGTTCCAGTTAGAAGAACAAATCGATTCCACCCACCAGATGATGATAATGTATACAGTATGGAACTCAGAGAACTTCTCAGCAG gAGAAGTGTCTCAAATCTTCTACGTAGTGGTTTTCGTGAGAGTTTAGACCAATTAATACAGTCATATGTGGAAAGGCAAGGTCGTGCGCCCATTGATTGGGATCTGCATAGAAACTTGCCCACTCCTGCGTCACCAGAGCAGGATGAGGAGCAGCAAAGGGATGAGCAGAACGAGGATCAACGTGATTCCATTGCTAGACCTTCATTGGTGCTACCATCTCCACCAGTACCCCCACCACAGCCACTTTGGCACCAGGATTTACATCACACTAATTGGCCTCGTCACAGCATGCATCGTTCAGA AATTGAATGGGAAATGATTAATGATCTGAGAGCAGATATGGCAAAGCTTCAGCAAGGCATGAATCACATGCAGAGGATGTTGGAGGCTTGCATGGATATGCAGCTGGAGTTGCAGCGCTCAGTCAGACAGGAAGTATCTGCTGCTCTGAACCGATCAGCTGGTGAACAAG GGATGAGTGTAGAGACATCGGAGGATGGATCTAAATGGGGTCATGTGAGGAAAGGAACTTGTTGTGTTTGTTGTGATAGCCACATCGACTCGCTATTGTACAG ATGTGGGCACATGTGCACTTGTTCAAAATGTGCAAATGAGTTGGTTCGTGGTGGAGGAAAGTGCCCATTGTGCCGAGCCCCGATTGTTGAGGTCATCCGAGCTTACTCTATACTgtaa